The following is a genomic window from Amycolatopsis sp. BJA-103.
GACCCCGGCGACGCCGTCCCGCTCGATCACCCGCAGAGCGGCCGCGATGATCTCCTCGCGCCGCTTCTCGCCCCTGGCCTTCCGGCCGTCGACCTGGATCTTCACTTAGTGCGCGCTCCCTACCTCGATCAACACGACACCGCCGACCACCAGCGCCAGCCCGGCGATCACGGCGAAGTTGACCGGCTCCTCGAAGAACACGATGCCGACGGCCGCCACGAGCGCGACACCGGCCGCGGCCCAGATCGCGTAGGCGACGCTCACCGGCACGCCCGCCTTCAGAACGTACGCGAGCGCGACGAACGCGAAGGCGTATCCGGCCACCACGAGGATCGACGGGCCCAGCTTGCTGAAGCCCTCCGAGAGCTTCAGCGAGACCGTGGCGGTCACCTCGGCGGCGATCGCGAAAGCGAGGAGAAGGTATGCACCCATGTCACAAAAACTACCTGGACGATCGTCTTAAAACAAAGAGAGGCGTACACCACATCGGTGGGACTTGGGCGCGGTCAGTGGGTTACCCATCAGTAAGAAGCATTAGTCTGCCCCCACCACCACACGCTTCACTCGGACGAAAGGCACCCGATGATGGGCGCTGTACAGCTGACGCTCGGCGGGATCGCGGTCCTGCTCGGCGTCGTCGCCTGGGGAATGTTCTTCGCGACCATCGCCCGCTTCGTGCGGGTGATCCGCCTCGGTCAGCCGGACTCGACCCGCAACGGCCCGTTCATGCCGCGCATGAAGACCTTGATCAAGGAATTCGCCGCGCACACCCGCATGAACAAGGTCAAGAGCGTCGGCCCGGCGCACTGGCTGGTCATGTGGGGCTTCCTGATCGGGTCGCTGGCCCTGTTCGAGGCGTACGGCGAGGTCTTCGTACCGACCTGGGGCTGGCCCATCCTCGACGACTGGTCGCTGTTCCAGCTGCTCATGGAGCTGCTCGGCGTCGGCACGATCGTCGGCATCCTGGTGCTGATCTGGGTCCGCCAGAAGAACCACCCGCGCCGTGCCGACAGGCAGTCACGCTTCCAGGGCTCCAACTTCAAGTGGGCGTACTTCATCGAAGCCGTCGTGCTCATCGAGGGCATCGGCATCATCGGTGTCCG
Proteins encoded in this region:
- a CDS encoding DMT family transporter → MGAYLLLAFAIAAEVTATVSLKLSEGFSKLGPSILVVAGYAFAFVALAYVLKAGVPVSVAYAIWAAAGVALVAAVGIVFFEEPVNFAVIAGLALVVGGVVLIEVGSAH